A region from the Haloarcula limicola genome encodes:
- a CDS encoding RsmB/NOP family class I SAM-dependent RNA methyltransferase, with translation MEPIERYRPIVDDWEAFRAACERPLPSAVRVNTVKATVERVRTVLDEAGVAHEPVGWHDLLFVLPEDSPGNNWPYFHGWIHGQEEVSAVPATVLDPEPGERVWDACAAPGTKTTQLAAQMGDTGEVVATDNNLGRISALRSNAERLGATSVAVTHEDGRNHSLKPFGGESYDRALVDVPCSCEGTIRKNPDAFDDWSLSHVEGIAGVQKAILTRAVQVTDPGGTVVYSTCTFAPEENEAVLDHVLSEEECELVEYDLPLTHREGVTEWQDESFDPSVTRAKRIYPHHNDTGGFFCAKLEVTG, from the coding sequence ATGGAGCCAATCGAACGGTATCGGCCCATCGTCGACGACTGGGAGGCGTTCCGGGCGGCCTGTGAGCGCCCGCTCCCGTCGGCGGTTCGGGTCAACACCGTCAAGGCCACCGTCGAGCGGGTTCGGACGGTTCTGGACGAGGCCGGGGTCGCCCACGAACCCGTCGGCTGGCACGACCTGCTGTTCGTCCTCCCCGAGGACTCGCCGGGGAACAACTGGCCGTACTTCCACGGCTGGATCCACGGCCAGGAGGAGGTATCGGCGGTCCCGGCCACCGTCCTCGACCCCGAACCCGGTGAGCGGGTCTGGGACGCCTGCGCCGCGCCGGGGACGAAGACGACGCAACTGGCCGCACAGATGGGCGATACGGGCGAGGTGGTGGCGACCGACAACAACCTCGGGCGCATCTCGGCGCTGCGGAGCAACGCCGAGCGGCTGGGCGCGACCAGCGTCGCGGTCACGCACGAGGACGGCCGCAACCACTCGCTGAAGCCCTTCGGTGGCGAAAGTTACGACCGCGCGCTGGTGGACGTGCCCTGTTCCTGCGAGGGGACTATCCGGAAGAACCCCGACGCCTTCGACGACTGGTCGCTCTCGCACGTCGAGGGCATCGCCGGCGTCCAGAAAGCCATTCTTACCCGCGCGGTACAGGTGACCGACCCCGGCGGCACGGTCGTCTACTCGACGTGTACGTTCGCCCCCGAGGAGAACGAGGCCGTCCTCGACCACGTTCTGAGCGAGGAGGAATGCGAACTCGTCGAGTACGACCTGCCGCTCACCCACCGCGAGGGCGTCACCGAGTGGCAGGATGAGTCGTTCGACCCGAGCGTGACGAGGGCGAAGCGAATCTATCCGCACCACAACGACACGGGCGGGTTCTTCTGTGCGAAGCTGGAGGTGACGGGATGA